ACTGTCTCTCTTGATTTGTGTTGCAAAATAACATCCTAGGCAGATCAGTGTGAATATTATGCGTTATGCGGTGGATAAGCTACCTACAACATCAAGAACTCTCCTGTATGTTCATGCTTGGAAAGGTTCTTccaaaacaaaagcaaactaacacaaaaataaatccaTGCCTCTCTTGAGGTGAAAATTATGCGTTATGCGGTGGATATGCGATGTGAGAAGGAGTGAGGCCGGCGGTGTGGAGataagaagaaacaaagaaaaagaaaagaatcagaCCCCCACTGGGTCTGGCCGAGACCCAGCGGGGTCAGGCTAGACCCAGGTGGGTCTGGCCTGGCCGGTCTCGGCCAGACCCGGGGCCGGGGGTCGTGGCCAGACCCGCCGTCGGCCAAACACGTTGCACGGTAGGTCGCGGCCAGACCCAGGCGTGGGTCTAGCCGCGACCCAGCCCGGTCTCTCACGGGCAGCTGGtaccaaatttgtttttgtctttttctttgccacgtcagtttgtaagGTTTGTTTGTAAGTGTCGCaattctcttttttgttttgttttatttctataACTTTTTAGAAGTTTACATGTATAGATAAATGAAAGGGATTGAAAGATTAAAACTctatattgtaaatttttaaagtttacaaAATTGTGTTGTagttccaaaataaaataatatatatatatatataaaagtgaagtttcccttccCCTAATTTAAATCTTGAACATTTTAATTAAAGTtccatatatatgtttttaagtGTAAAATAGATTAATTCTAAAAGTAAGACTTTTGTTCCCTTTTTGTCCCTCTAAaagtgatttgacttttaaaattactattaaatttgaaatatatggctattaaattttgattcaattgtaattttaaaagtcatatcacctttaaaatgacaaaaaaaaaaaaaaaaaaatcttatttataGCATTAATCTACaatataatatgaaattatttctCAAGAGGAGTTGATATGAAATCAGATAATCAGTaaacatttttcactttttttatactAAACTTGTTTACTTTTTCTCACACCAATTCGCATCAACTGCATAACAAAAGGCAAAAAggatttaacaaacaaaacaatggtCCTTGACTCCTCGACACCCCCATTAAGTACGTGGATCCCAtctaagatatatatataatttatttatttatttttttttgtctccatGCCATCTAAAGATTTGACATAAGTGTTAATGCAACCAAAAGATGTGGTCCTCAACACCcggtttaaggttttttttgttttttttaggccaaaaaaaagTCCACTTAATTTTCAACCGTAAAATATTCTTACATTTTATATcgcattaatcactttttattattatttaaataaaaaatttactacaaattaaacatttttttttaatttttctataaaaaaaaaaaaaattaaaacttatcAATAACTTTCTACTACGATGAAAATGCCTAAAacctttgccaaacaaggccccGAAAGTCAAAAATAGAATTTTGGTCCTACTATTCAAATGCAGTTAGCAGAGCCAACttcgttttttatttgatttaaaaataaaaaataaaaagaaatgtttcTTTTGCGATATGTATGTATATGTCCGTCTTACCTACATCTTTTCTGCTATTGAGTTGGTATGCTCTATTTActattaattttcttaaaaaaaaaattaaggattaaTAGAACATATATGCCAACTCACCAAATTTAtacaaatgcaaaaaataatttctcaaaaatataatttgaggTAGCTTTTATATATGTCTTAGCATTGCATCTTAGCCTCTAATTTTTTAGATGTCTAAAAGCATGGAAATTGGAATGCTAATTACTTTTAATAAATGGCAACCGTTTGATCActttaaagcaaaataaaaataaaaataaaaatcagaaaagtaaaaaagggcattttggacGGTTTATGTTCAAAATAGacttttatttttcactcaTTTTTACACGTTCTTAAGATTATAAGTGATCgatgtttaaaattttcattggattaaatttaataaaaatttatctcaactctaaaaaatgattttaaagatcaccaacaaatatatatatatatataaaagtaagagTACGCAGcatttcttaacaaaaaaatctcagTGAAACATATGTcggtggatatatatatatatatatatatatatatatatatatatatatgcgtatGTGCAGATAGTGTGTATATATAGGAGAGAGATATGACGTACATGCTGACAACGTGGCATCTAGTTCCGTTGGAGCAGTCGCAGGTGAGATTATTCTCGAATGATCCTGCTGCTGGTCCGTCGAACCATCCAGGTTGTTGACTGCATGGATCTACGCTGAAATTCCAGTCCGTCTTCCCTAACGTATTCGCTATCTCACGTAAAGCTTCCACTGCAAAAGTTAGCGCCCAATTCAACACAAGTGATGAAATCAGCTCCAACCAATCAAAAAGGCTTGAATAATGAATTGCacctaaaaaaagaaaggttaaaaTATCATGCATCTGTGTAGTGATCAGCATATATACCTTCTCCATCCGGCAATAGAGTGGCTCCGAAAGCGAACGTTGCCAAGCAAAAGGTGAGGGTTGAAGCATGGAGAAATCGAACAAgaaacatcatctttttcatttttgccaAGGAAAATACCTTCGCCTACGCAGGCAAAAATGGTGGCCGAATTGGTGCGCAAATCATTAATTATTGTACCACTATATATCAAGGAGtttggagagagagatgagatGAGTTGCTTTGGGAGCGAAGACTAGAGTAGACCTCAAAGAGAggtcaactatatatatattattattgcatggttaaatactttattgtCCTGcagtttaacaattttatttttttgtcttttgtggattttattttttatcacatatagtactttaataatatatagttaGAAACAGATTTGGTACCTCCgtcaaaaaattgataaaaatctAAGTCAGCCCCCTAAAAAATTGGCACGTGTCCATATACCTAATTagagataaaaattttattaaaaaataaattaaattaaaaaaaaaaaatggaaaaggggtggttttatttcttttttttttaatttaatttaattttttgttaatcattttggtttttaaatttttatttttccattttttattatatgtataGACATGTGTCAATATATCTGTTTTTATTGACGTGGATTTCCATAAATttttggacggaatttagaCAGAGTACTATATCTGTTTTTATTCATTATCGAGGTACCATTTATGATTCAAATGAAACCGAtgtagcaaaaaataaagttaaactATATAtggcaaaaaaatatttaaccatAAACCCTCAAACTGAGTTGGAAGAAATTCGTCCaatctattctataaaaatgacatgtccTTTATATGTGaaaagcacatgtttttttttaattgtaatgataaagttggaagaaattttattccaaaaaatgtgtttcacttatttaaaaaacatatgtttttgaaatgaaatgtgatacatatcatttttatagaatatgttgaaaaaaaaaaaatttcagcccaatttgaaagaaaactgtctttttttttttttcttttctttttttttgttggtagaAACTACTATATTTAAGCACTTGTGTATTTGTTTTGAGAACAACTTGTAAAACTAGGTCGGGGACGAAATTTATTACTGTCTAATAATGCATGAACATATTATGATGTTACTAAAGTTTTTACGTGACcgtatattaattaattatagtcCAATAATGCATGCAGGTGAAAAGGACAGCATCTAGTGAAAGCCACGTGTCTGTAGGGGTACAAGTACTATAGACTACCAAATTACCATCGTTGATAATTCTATCAAATTAATTAGCATTCATAATTCTCCAACATTTTTCCACAATTAGATTGAGACAGCGTTTGACGGGTCCATTCGGGAAATTGAtgtttaacggaaaaattaattAGCGTTGATA
This genomic interval from Corylus avellana chromosome ca3, CavTom2PMs-1.0 contains the following:
- the LOC132174442 gene encoding probable leucine-rich repeat receptor-like serine/threonine-protein kinase At3g14840 yields the protein MKKMMFLVRFLHASTLTFCLATFAFGATLLPDGEVEALREIANTLGKTDWNFSVDPCSQQPGWFDGPAAGSFENNLTCDCSNGTRCHVVSI